In Oryza sativa Japonica Group chromosome 11, ASM3414082v1, the following are encoded in one genomic region:
- the LOC9271001 gene encoding serpin-Z6B, translating to MATPPAAGAPRRRWCAIQGLVVLFLVYVLAVLVLAGGELFHDDQLQPRFPSSPGIGSSSSSSSARILLSPRSMIRRLGEIARRSGSRRWWTGGVRPESGSPRSEGGNSSATDQACSRRCAASGLAGMALRLAERLSLEEDSVGGGNLVFSPLSIYSALTVVTAGARGTTLAELLAALGAPSSRDALAEDAGEIVRALPGGSGTATGGPRVAHACGLWHDRRRNVKPAFRDAAAASFQATTRAVDFLANPEEARNEINSWVAAATENLIDTILPPGSVSTDTRLVVASAIYFNATWQTPFRKQDTKKDKFHILGGGGDVDADFMRSGDDQYVAAYDGFKVLKMPYNTRASRTHTQPQYSLCVFLPDKRNGLWTLADRMEAGGGEVFLREHMPEKRVKVGEFRIPRFKLSFDGSIKTALQGVGVRAVFDPAAADLSDVLEEGNSGDPPLFVSDVLHGAAIEVNEEGTEVAAATVVIMKGRARRPSPAPAPVDFVADHPFAFFVVEESSGAVLFAGHVVDPTNPSQL from the exons ATGGCGACTCCACCGGCGGCCggggcgccgcgccggcggtgGTGCGCGATCCAGGGTCTCGTCGTGTTGTTCCTCGTCTACGTGCTTGCGGTGCTtgtgctcgccggcggcgagctcttcCACGACGACCAGCTCCAGCCCCGCTTCCCAT CCTCTCCTGGAATCggatcctcttcctcctcctcctccgctcgaaTTCTCCTCTCGCCTCGCTCGATGATCCGCCGTCTCGGGGAGATCGCTCGCCGTAGTGGAAGCAGgcggtggtggactggtggtgtTCGACCGGAATCGGGCTCTCCAAGAAGCGAGGGAGGAAACAGTTCGGCCACGGATCAGGCGTGTTCGCGGCggtgcgccgcctccggccTGGCGGGGATGGCGCTGCGCCTCGCCGAGCGTCTGTCCTTGGAGGAGGacagcgtcggcggcggcaacctcGTGTTCTCGCCGCTGTCCATCTACTCCGCGCTCACCGtggtcaccgccggcgcgcGGGGGACCACCCTGGCCGAGCTGCTCGCCGCCCTCGGCGCGCCGTCCTCCCGCGACGCGCTCGCCGAGGACGCCGGCGAGATCGTGCGCGCCCTCCCCGGCGGCTCCGGCACGGCGACGGGCGGGCCCCGCGTCGCGCACGCGTGCGGCCTCTGGCACGATCGGAGGAGGAACGTCAAGCCGGCcttccgcgacgccgccgccgcgtccttccAAGCCACGACGCGCGCCGTCGACTTCCTCGCCAAC CCGGAGGAAGCGAGGAACGAGATCAACAGCTGggtcgcggcggcgacggagaacCTCATCGACACGATCCTCCCGCCGGGGTCGGTGAGCACGGACACGCGGCTCGTGGTCGCCAGCGCCATCTACTTCAACGCCACATGGCAGACGCCATTCCGCAAGCAGGACACCAAGAAGGACAAGTTCCacatcctcggcggcggcggcgacgtcgacgcaGACTTCATGCGCAGCGGCGACGACCAGTACGTCGCCGCGTACGACGGGTTCAAGGTGCTCAAGATGCCGTACAACACGCGTGCCTCCCGTACGCACACGCAACCGCAGTACTCGTTGTGTGTCTTCCTCCCCGACAAGCGCAACGGGCTGTGGACCCTCGCCGACAGgatggaggccggcggcggcgaggtcttCCTCCGGGAGCACATGCCGGAGAAGCGCGTCAAGGTCGGCGAGTTCAGGATCCCCAGGTTCAAGCTCTCCTTCGACGGCAGCATCAAGACCGCGCTCCAGGGTGTCGGGGTCAGGGCCGTGTTCGATCCGGCAGCGGCCGACCTGTCCGACGTGCTGGAGGAGGGCAACTCCGGCGATCCGCCGCTGTTCGTGTCGGACGTCCTGCATGGGGCAGCGATCGAGGTGAACGAGGAGGgcacggaggtggcggcggccacggtGGTTATTATGAAAGGGAGGGCGAGGCGgccatctccggcgccggcgccggtggactTCGTCGCCGACCATCCGTTCGCCTTCTTTGTAGTGGAGGAGTCGTCGGGTGCGGTGCTCTTCGCCGGCCACGTCGTTGACCCCACTAATCCTAGTCAACTGTAA
- the LOC136354133 gene encoding serpin-Z2B-like — protein MTTMEDAGGRGMTAFALRLAKRLAGGGGSSGNNNKKNIVFSPVSLYAVLALAVAGARGTTLDELLALHGAASLDDLTESIHRVMEVDLADESASGEPPISYACSAWHDETLMLSYSSMVTLSPCCRHRWW, from the coding sequence ATGACTACCATGGAagacgccggcggccgcggcatgACGGCATTCGCGCTCCGCCTGGCGAAGCgtctcgccggcggtggcggcagcagcggcaacaacaacaagaagaacatCGTCTTCTCGCCGGTGTCCCTGTACGCCGTGCTGGCACTGGCGGTGGCTGGGGCCAGGGGCACCACCCTCGACGAGCTCCTCGCACTGCACGGTGCGGCGTCGCTCGATGACCTCACGGAGTCCATCCATCGCGTCATGGAGGTCGATCTCGCCGACGAGTCCGCGTCTGGCGAGCCGCCCATCTCCTATGCCTGCAGCGCCTGGCACGATGAGACGCTCATGCTGTCATATTCTTCCATGGTCACCCTGAGCCCATGTTGCCGCCACCGGTGGTGGTAG
- the LOC9268573 gene encoding putative serpin-Z6A yields the protein MGSPPPPRRRCCAIQGFVVLFLVYVLAVLVLAGGELFRDDHPLDLRFPSSPGIGSSSSSSARFLLSPRSLLLRLGEIASRRGRWWRPESDSPTSGGRKDGNSSTTEACSRRCAASGLMGISLRLAEQFSAEEDGGGGGGNLVFSPLSIYSALSVVTAGARGTTLTELLAALGAPSRDALAKNAAEIARALAGGTATGGPRVAHACGLWHERTRSLKLAFRDAAAASFNAATRAVDFLANPEEARKEINSWVAAATENLIDTILPPGSVSTDTGLVVTSAIYFNGTWQTPFRKQDTKKDKFHLLDGHGTVDADFMRTGEDQYIAAHDGFKVLKMPYAHDHAAPQPSPRYYSMYILLPDERDGLSSLEDRMAAAGGGGGGEGFLSEHMPVRRVEVGEFRIPRFKLSFSRSVVRALRGVGVNAVFDRAELPDMIEGEPLRVSDVLHKAVIEVNEEGTEAAAATAVLMEGAARYAPPPPPREDFVADHPFAFFVVEESSGAVLFAGHVVDPTKS from the exons atggggagcccgccgccgccgcgccgccggtgcTGCGCGATCCAGGGTTTCGTGGTGTTGTTCCTCGTCTACGTGCTCGCGGTGCTtgtgctcgccggcggcgagctcttcCGCGACGACCACCCGCTCGACCTCCGCTTCCCCT CCTCTCCTGGAATtggatcctcctcctcctcctccgctcgatTCCTCCTCTCGCCTCGCTCGTTGCTGCTTCGTCTCGGGGAGATCGCGAGCCGTCGGGGCAGGTGGTGGCGACCGGAATCGGACTCTCCGACGAGCGGCGGACGAAAGGACGGGAACAGTTCGACCACGGAGGCGTGTTCGCGGCggtgcgccgcctccggccTGATGGGGATATCGCTGCGCCTCGCCGAGCAGTTCTccgcggaggaggacggcggcggcggcggcggcaacctcgTCTTCTCGCCGCTGTCCATCTACTCCGCGCTCTCCGtggtcaccgccggcgcgcGGGGCACCACCCTGACCGAGCTGCTCGCCGCCCTCGGCGCGCCGTCCCGCGACGCGCTCGCCAAGAACGCCGCCGAGatcgcgcgcgccctcgccggcggcacGGCGACGGGCGGGCCCCGCGTCGCGCACGCGTGCGGCCTCTGGCACGAGCGGACGAGGTCGCTCAAGCTGGCGttccgggacgccgccgccgcctccttcaacGCCGCAACCCGCGCCGTCGACTTCCTCGCCAAC CCGGAAGAAGCGAGGAAGGAGATCAACAGCTGGGTTGCGGCCGCGACGGAGAACCTCATCGACACGATCCTCCCGCCGGGGTCGGTGAGCACGGACACGGGTCTCGTGGTCACCAGCGCCATCTACTTCAACGGCACATGGCAGACGCCATTCCGAAAGCAGGACACCAAGAAGGACAAGTTCCACCTCCTCGACGGCCACGGCACCGTCGACGCGGACTTCATGCGCACCGGCGAGGACCAGTACATCGCGGCGCACGACGGGTTCAAGGTGCTCAAGATGCCGTACGCCCACGACCACGCGGCGCCACAACCCTCGCCGCGGTACTACTCCATGTACATCCTCCTCCCCGACGAGCGCGACGGCCTGTCCAGCCTCGAGGacaggatggcggcggccggtggcggcggcggcggcgagggcttcCTCAGCGAGCACATGCCGGTGCGACGCGTCGAGGTCGGCGAGTTCAGGATCCCCAGGTTCAAGCTCTCCTTCAGCCGCAGCGTCGTGCGCGCGCTCCGGGGTGTCGGGGTGAACGCCGTGTTCGATCGGGCCGAGCTGCCGGACATGATCGAGGGCGAGCCGCTGCGCGTGTCGGACGTCCTGCACAAGGCCGTGATCGAGGTGAACGAGGAGGgcaccgaggcggcggcggccacggcagTGTTAATGGAAGGTGCGGCGCGgtatgcgccgccgccgccgccaagggaGGACTTCGTCGCCGACCATCCGTTCGCCTTCTTTGTGGTGGAGGAATCGTCGGGCGCGGTACTCTTCGCGGGGCATGTCGTTGACCCGACGAAATCTTAG